From a region of the Tateyamaria omphalii genome:
- a CDS encoding response regulator transcription factor — translation MKTLETGDKSIALVVDDNPDSLGMVSSALEAQGMTVLVARDGYSAIKLTHRVQPDVILMDAIMPDIDGFETCRVLKTGPNPTLAPIIFMTGLCDQEHVVKGLQAGGVDYITKPVVIEEMIARLSTHVVNSRMLQSAREAIDAFERPVLAFDENAQFAWGSKSALDLLKETEFALDEPAFQTWLLGCVVRPVSDINPHVSESIAAHFMGLSATREILVKLAMQNDARREDRLQTAFNLTAREAEVLYWLTLGKTNRDISAILSLSARTVNKHLEQVFQKMGVDNRTSAAVLADRQLSSRG, via the coding sequence ATGAAAACGCTTGAGACAGGTGACAAAAGCATCGCGCTTGTTGTCGATGACAACCCGGACTCGCTGGGCATGGTGTCAAGCGCCCTTGAAGCGCAAGGCATGACCGTCCTTGTCGCGCGCGACGGATATTCAGCCATCAAGTTGACCCACAGGGTGCAACCTGACGTCATCCTGATGGATGCCATCATGCCGGACATTGACGGGTTTGAAACGTGCCGTGTACTCAAAACCGGGCCCAATCCGACCCTTGCGCCGATCATCTTCATGACCGGCCTCTGCGATCAGGAACATGTCGTCAAAGGCTTGCAAGCTGGCGGCGTCGACTACATCACGAAACCGGTAGTGATCGAAGAGATGATCGCGCGCCTTAGCACCCATGTCGTCAACTCCCGCATGTTGCAAAGCGCCCGAGAGGCGATTGATGCGTTTGAACGCCCCGTGCTGGCGTTCGATGAGAATGCCCAGTTCGCATGGGGCTCCAAAAGCGCTCTGGATCTATTGAAAGAGACCGAATTTGCACTGGACGAACCCGCGTTCCAGACTTGGCTGCTTGGCTGCGTTGTCCGCCCGGTTTCTGATATCAACCCACATGTAAGCGAAAGCATTGCCGCTCATTTCATGGGCCTGTCGGCCACACGTGAAATTCTGGTCAAGCTGGCCATGCAGAACGACGCACGCAGGGAAGACAGGCTGCAAACTGCCTTTAACCTGACGGCACGCGAAGCCGAAGTGCTCTACTGGCTGACACTGGGCAAAACCAACCGGGACATCAGCGCAATCCTGAGCCTGAGCGCACGGACAGTGAACAAACATCTCGAACAGGTGTTCCAGAAAATGGGCGTCGACAACCGTACATCCGCCGCAGTGCTGGCCGACCGGCAACTGAGCAGCCGCGGCTGA
- a CDS encoding VOC family protein codes for MTAQVPAETRVGHIHLKVTDLNRSIAFYSDVLGFALTQRYGDQAAFLSAGGYHHHIGLNTWHTRGAGPAPKRAAGLYHVAFLFPDRASLGAALARVLDHGTPLDGAADHGVSEAVYIRDPDDNGIELYRDRPEADWPRDAQGQLVMVNDPLDVAALLAEGR; via the coding sequence ATGACCGCCCAAGTCCCCGCAGAAACGCGCGTCGGCCACATCCACCTCAAGGTAACCGACCTCAACCGGTCCATCGCCTTCTACAGCGACGTGCTCGGCTTTGCGCTCACCCAGCGCTACGGGGATCAGGCGGCTTTTTTGTCGGCGGGCGGATATCACCACCACATCGGTCTCAACACCTGGCACACGCGCGGGGCAGGCCCGGCGCCCAAGCGCGCGGCCGGTCTTTACCATGTCGCCTTCCTGTTCCCGGATCGCGCGTCGCTTGGTGCCGCCCTCGCCCGCGTGCTGGATCACGGCACCCCGCTCGATGGTGCCGCCGATCACGGCGTGTCCGAAGCGGTCTATATCCGCGATCCCGATGACAACGGCATCGAACTCTACCGCGACCGGCCAGAGGCCGATTGGCCGCGCGATGCGCAGGGCCAACTGGTCATGGTCAACGACCCGCTCGATGTCGCGGCGCTCTTGGCCGAGGGGCGTTAA